In Gemmatimonadaceae bacterium, the sequence CTGCGGCGTGCCAAGACTGAGCCCCGTTTGCGTCATGCGCCCACCGCCCGCGTTCGTCACGGCGAGCGCGATCCCGAAGTCGGCCACCAGCGCATGGCTGCCCTGCAGCAGGATGTTCTCCGGCTTGATGTCGCGATGAATGACCCCGCGGTCGTGCGCGTACTGCAGCGCATCGGCGACCTCGCGGGCAATCCGCAACGCGTCGGGAATGGGGAGTTGCTGCTCGCGCTCGAGCCGCGAGCGTAGCGTTTCGCCATCCACGAAGGGCATCACATAGAACAGCTGCCCGGCCGCCTCGCCGCTGTCGAAGAGCGGGAGGATGTGCGGATGCTGCAGACTCGCGGTGGTGCGGATCTCGCTCAGGAACCGCTCCGCGCCCAGCACCGCGGCCAACTCGGGGTGCAGCACCTTGACCGCCACCTCGCGCGCATGCCGCACGTCGCGCGCGAGGTACACGGTGGCCATGCCGCCGGCGCCGAGCTCGCGTACAATGACATACCGATCCGCCAGCGCGGCGCGGAGCGCCTCAGGGCCGGTACTCACGCCGTCACCGTTTTCCCTTCGTGCGCTCCGCCCGGAACAACTCCAACGCAATCGCCTTCCCCATCGCCGCGTACCCCGCGCCGCTCGGGTGCAGATGATCGCCCGAGTCGTACGCCGGCAGCATGCGCGTGGTATCCGCCGGATCCCACGTGGCCCTCTCGAAATCGATCACGCCGTCGTACTCGCCGCTCGTGCGCAGCCAGCGGTTGAATGCCGCGTGCTTTTCCTGCACCTCGCGCTGCGCCGGTCGGTTCATGCCGCCTACGGGGGTGAGGGTCGCGCCAAAGATCCTGAGCCCACGCTCATGCGCCCGCGCGATGAGCTGCCGGTGGCCGGCGATGAGCTCCTCGATGGGCATCTCGTCGCGCGGATTCGTCGCGGGCGTGCCACGCGAGATGTCGTTGATCCCTTCGAGCACAATCACGTGCGTCACCCCCGGCTGCATCAGCACGTCGCGATCGAAGCGCAGCAGCGCACTGGGGCCGGTCACCGTGGACAGCACGCGATTGCCGCTGATGCCGGCATTCACCACCGCCATGGGCGCTCCGCGGCCCGCCACCAGTCGCTCGGCGAGCACATCGGGCCAGCGCGCGTTGCTGTCCACCGGCGCGCCGAAGCCATCGGTGATGGAGTTGCCGATGGTCACGATCACGCCGCTCGCCCGCGGGTTCACCACGTCGATGCCGGCCACGAAGGCCCACGCCACGAACGACGTGTCGGGGGGGAATGTCGCCTCGGCGACGTGATCACCCGGCGGCGAGATCCAGCTGCGCTGCACCGACAGGCTGTGCCGCGTCGTGGTGCGCGCCGAGTCGGCGATGGCGAGGCTGATCATGACGTCGGCGCGATCGGGGATCGCAAACGCCACCGGATCGCTGATGAGGTAGCCGCCCGGGCGCACGGTCACCGCGGCTCGCCCGTCAAAAGTGACCGCATGATCGGTCGCCGGGTCGATCGCGGGGCCCGCCGCTGCGCCGCCGCGTCGCAGCGCCACATGCGCGGCACGAATGATCAGCGGGCGATCGCCGTACTCGTTCGAGAGGCGCAGGCGCATCTGCTGGCCGCCGATCGACACGCGGGCGACCTGGCGCAGCGTGCGATCGACGACCGTGATGACCCGATCGACGGAGTCCGCCGGCGGGCGCGGCGCCGCGGCTTGCAGACTCGGCGCCCACGTCGCGAGCCACCGCGGCGGGGGGGCGGCACTCCGGCGCGCTTGCGCCTGAAGGGGAAGGGCCATCGCTGCCATACACGCCCACACACCAGCCGACACGACAATCCGACGGGTCGCCACGCAACGCCTCGCAAGGAAGAGCACCTCCAAGTGTACGGCTCGGGAGACGAGTCCGCCACGATCGTCCCGCGCGTCGGCGGGGCGGATCACGCCGTGGCCGCGTCTTTGCTGTGGCCGCGCGGCATGACGCCTATCGATTTGCTCGGGGTATCGGGAAAGCCGTACGACATCGCGATCGTTGGCGGTGGCCCCGCCGGACTGTCCGCCGCGATCTGGGCCGGTCGCTATGGGCGCCAGGTGCTGCTCGTCGATCGCGGCGACCCGCGCAATTGGGCCACGCGTGGCGTGAACGGCTATCTCGGACTCGCCGGCGTGCGGCCGGGATCGCTCCGGGAAGCGGGTCGCCTCGAGGCCGCGCGATATGACGTGCTGCTCGCCGACGCCGACGTGTTGCGCGTGGAGCCGTGCGGGCATGCCACGCGCGATACGTGCTTCGCGCTGCACATTGCAGGCGGCGACACCTTGCACGCGCGTCGGGTGTTGCTCGCCTTCGGGCTGATGGACGTCTGGCCCGACATCCCCGGCCTGGAACGGGTGTACGGGACCAGCGCGCACGTCTGCCCCGACTGCGACGGCCATGAATCGCGGGGCTTGCGCATCGCCGTGGTGGGCGCCGGCCGCCGGGCGATGGCGATGGCCCTCGCGCTGCGGACGTGGAGTGCGGCGCTCACGATCGCGACCAACGGGCGCCCCGCACGACTCTCGCCGGCGGCGCGTGAGCGTCTGCGCCAGAACGGCATCACGCTCCGCAGCGAGGCCATCGAGCGGGTCGTGCACGACGGCCCCCGGCTGCAGGCGCTCGCGTTGGCGAACGGCGACGTGCTGGCGGTGGACAAGCTCTTCTTCAACGTGGCGCAGCGGCCGGCCGACGATCTGGCGGCGCAGCTCGGGTGCGCCCGCGATCGCGGCGGGCATGTGATGGTGTCGGTGCACGGCGCGACGACGGTGCCGAGCGTCTTCGCCGCCGGCGACATCACGCCGGGGCCGCAGCTCGCCATTCGGGCCGCCGCCGCGGGTGCGGTGGCGGCGATGGCGATGCACAAGAGTTTGCTGCCGGTGGAGCGGACGGTGGTGGGGGTGTAACTAGCGGCCCGACGCACCGGCGGTGAGTGCCGCCGTCCAGTTGATGTAGATCTGCAGCGTCGGGGCGACCGGCGTCGTGACGTCATCGTACATCACGACCGCAAACGATTGGCCGTCGGGCGCGACGTCGTACGAGATCCCGCTTCGGAGCGCGACCGACGGCGTCTTGATCGGCGCTCGAAAGAGTGAACGCGGCGGACGCGACGCAAAGGTGGATCCGTTCACGTCAACGTCCACCGCCAGCACCTCGGCGCGCGCATCCCCCTGCTCGTACTTGAGGTAGTAGAGCTCCTTGCCATCCCGTCGCCAGCGCGGGGCCTCGCCGGTCCCGGCACTGACCAGCCACTTCTCATCGGTCAGGGGCCACCGGCGCACATAGACCTGCATGCGACCGCCCTGTTCGTCCGAGGCGTAGGCGATGTACTTGCCGTTCGGCGAAAACGACGTGTGCAACTCGTTCGCGGGCGACGCCAGGACGGGCGCCGCGCTATCGCCCGACGGCGTCGTTTGCCACACGTCGCCCCCGGAGTTCCGGTTGTTGAACAGGATCACGCGACCGTCGGGGCTCCAATCGGAGACGATGGAACGGGCAACCTTCAGAGGCAGGCGACGTTCAGGGCCGCCATTGACGGCCTTGATGAAGATGTCACCGCCATTGCGTGTGGACTGGAACGCCACGTCCTTCCCGTCAGGTGACCACGCCGCGAAGGCGTTGTGATGGGTTTCGTCGAGTGTCTGTCGGAGCGCGCGATCCGCGGTCAGATCGTAGACGAAGAGGTCACCGGTACCCTTGCCGCTGTGATACTCGTAGGCGATGGACTTCCCGTCAGGTGCGAAGCGCGGCGCGTAGTAGTCGTAGCCGGTGCCGTCGGCCTGCGGGCCAAGCTGCCGGATGACCTTCCCCGATCGATCCACCAGGACCATCCGACGGGCGCGCGTATCGGACGCCACGAAATAGGCCAGCACACCGCCCGCCGAGATGGAGAACGAGCGCACGAAGGTCCCGCTCACGAACACGGTCGGATCGCCCGTGGCGTCGAGATCGTCGCCGTACGGTTGACTCCAGAGATCGCCGCCGCGGTTGATGATGTACTGCGCGCCGACAATCCGCATGCCCGTCACGTTCGCCGTCGCGAGCAGCTTCGGCAGCGGATGATCGAGTGCCGGGGCTGTGGCCTGCAGATCGACGGCGTGCAGCTCCCACGGTGAACCGGAGGGATGCGACATTGAGACCAGGACATGACGACCGTCCGGATACGCATCGATCGGTGACAGCGACTGAAACCCGCGGGCGGTGTCGGCGCGTGCGATGACGCTGGGTGTTCGTTCGTCTCGCTGAATCCGAAGGAGCTGGTCGTTACTGGGCGTGGTCAAGACAATCGAGCCGTCCGCCATCCAGAGCGGCGTGGCGCCTGGCCGTGCGACCTTGGCGATCGCCACGGGCCGTCCGCCCCGAAGATCCGCGCGGAGCAGCTCGCCACCAGCGGAGAAGCCCAGCTCGCGGCTGTCGGGCGACCAGAACGGCTGGTCGACATCATCGACGGTTTCTACCGACGTGCTCTGGAGCGAATCCAGGCGACGATACCAGAGGCTCCGATGTCCACTCGTATCGGTCAGCACGTACGCGACGAGGCGTCCGTCTGGAGACACCGCGAAGGCGGTGCTGGCGTGCAGCTTTGCACTGCCATCGCGCGACAGATCGAACTGCAGGCGATACCGCTCGGTATTCGCCGAGATGGTTCCACCAGCGCCGTGCCACACGCCAAAGGCGAGCGCGAGGACCGTCACGACGCCCATCACCATCAGCGGCAGGCGCGAGCCCCGCACTGGCGCCGCCGCGGCCCGCGCGCCCGATACCGTTGGGGCGTTGACCGCTGCCTGCCCGCTCAGCGCCTACGCAAACTGCCTCGCACTCTCCAACCGATCCGCCGGCAACTTGGCGAGCGCGGCCATCACCGCCTGCTCCACGTGCAGCGGGATCGTGTCGCGCACCGTGGTGGGTGCGACCGGCCGCTCGGTGAGGACCTTCGCCACGATCGCCTGCACCGTGTTGCCGGTGAAGGGCGGATCCCCGGTGAGCATTTCGTACGTGACCGCGCCGAGCGCATAGAGATCGCTCCGCGCGTCGACGGTCCGCTCGCCCATCGCCTGCTCAGGGCTCATGTACTGCGGTGTACCGAGCGAGAGCCCCGTCTGCGTCATGCGCGCGCCGCCCGCCTGCTGCACAGCGAGCGCGATGCCGAAATCGGCGACGAGCGCACTGCCGTCGTGCAGCAGGATGTTCTCGGGCTTGATGTCGCGGTGCACGACACCCTGCCGATGCGCATAGTCCAGCGCCGCCGCGGCTTCACGCGCCAGGCGCACGGCTTCGGCGATGGGCAACACCTTCTCCCGATCGAGCCGCGCGCGCAGCGTCTCGCCGGCAATGAAGGGCATCACATAGAACAACAACCCATCCGCCGCGCCGCTATCGAGCAGCGGCAGAATATGCGGATGCTGCAGCTTCGCCGTGGTCTTGATCTCCGCCAGAAAGCGCTCGGCGCCGAGCGCCGCGCCCAGATCCGGGTGCAGCACCTTGATGGCGACATCGCGCTCATGCCGCAGATCGTGCGCGAGGTACACGGTGGCCATGCCACCGGCGCCGA encodes:
- a CDS encoding SGNH/GDSL hydrolase family protein: MALPLQAQARRSAAPPPRWLATWAPSLQAAAPRPPADSVDRVITVVDRTLRQVARVSIGGQQMRLRLSNEYGDRPLIIRAAHVALRRGGAAAGPAIDPATDHAVTFDGRAAVTVRPGGYLISDPVAFAIPDRADVMISLAIADSARTTTRHSLSVQRSWISPPGDHVAEATFPPDTSFVAWAFVAGIDVVNPRASGVIVTIGNSITDGFGAPVDSNARWPDVLAERLVAGRGAPMAVVNAGISGNRVLSTVTGPSALLRFDRDVLMQPGVTHVIVLEGINDISRGTPATNPRDEMPIEELIAGHRQLIARAHERGLRIFGATLTPVGGMNRPAQREVQEKHAAFNRWLRTSGEYDGVIDFERATWDPADTTRMLPAYDSGDHLHPSGAGYAAMGKAIALELFRAERTKGKR
- a CDS encoding NAD(P)/FAD-dependent oxidoreductase translates to MAASLLWPRGMTPIDLLGVSGKPYDIAIVGGGPAGLSAAIWAGRYGRQVLLVDRGDPRNWATRGVNGYLGLAGVRPGSLREAGRLEAARYDVLLADADVLRVEPCGHATRDTCFALHIAGGDTLHARRVLLAFGLMDVWPDIPGLERVYGTSAHVCPDCDGHESRGLRIAVVGAGRRAMAMALALRTWSAALTIATNGRPARLSPAARERLRQNGITLRSEAIERVVHDGPRLQALALANGDVLAVDKLFFNVAQRPADDLAAQLGCARDRGGHVMVSVHGATTVPSVFAAGDITPGPQLAIRAAAAGAVAAMAMHKSLLPVERTVVGV
- a CDS encoding serine/threonine protein kinase, whose protein sequence is MTDTLARLQSALADRYRVIRELGAGGMATVYLAHDLRHERDVAIKVLHPDLGAALGAERFLAEIKTTAKLQHPHILPLLDSGAADGLLFYVMPFIAGETLRARLDREKVLPIAEAVRLAREAAAALDYAHRQGVVHRDIKPENILLHDGSALVADFGIALAVQQAGGARMTQTGLSLGTPQYMSPEQAMGERTVDARSDLYALGAVTYEMLTGDPPFTGNTVQAIVAKVLTERPVAPTTVRDTIPLHVEQAVMAALAKLPADRLESARQFA